TCTTCGGCCTGTTCATTCGGTGTTGTTTTATTTTTACCTATATTAATGGCCACCGGGATCTCCCGTTTTCCTGTCTTCTGCAGATTTCTTGCCATTTCATCCGTGCCGACATTGTTAAAGCCCATCCGATTGATTAGCGCTTTGTCTTCCGGAAGACGAAATAGCCGCGGCAGCTCATTGCCCGGTTGTGGTTTTGGTGTAATTGTCCCAACTTCCATGAAACCAAAACCTAGTTGTGAGAAACCTTTGACAGCTTTCGCATTTTTATCTAAGCCTGCTGCCAGGCCTACCGGATTTGCAAAGTGCAAACCCCATAGTTGCTGGGCCATCGCTTGTGATGGGGCAACGCCATACATCGCTTTGAGGAGTTGTTTTCCTCCGGGAAATTTACTTACGGCACTTAGGCCGTCAATGGTTAAATGATGCGCTTTTTCCGGATCCATTCGGAACAAAATTGGTTTACCTACGTTCTTATACAGCATGTCCTATGCACTCCGTTCTCTAATGACTCTAACAGTCAGTTTAGCTGACAATGTGCAAATATGCAATCCACTGTATGGCTAAAATCCCATTTTTCAAACAAAAAATCCCCGCTCCATGTAGGTTGCAAGGGGAATCCGTTAGCACTATATCAACACTATACTTCTGTTCGTTGAAGCATTCGTTCCAGGTGCATCGTCAAGTAGCCCGTTTCGTCATCCGGCACTTCGAGCTGGAGCGTATCACTGAGCATCAAGGAGAGCACTTTTGCTTTCACATAAGTATCCCCGTACTCTTCTTTTATTTTATCCAGCAAGGAATTTTGAAGCGTCTTTTTTTGCTTTACCCGTTCAATGACGCCTTTTAAATGGCTGATAAAACGTAAGGTAGAGAATGAATCATCGAAATTAAAGCCTAATTCCTTGGCCGATTCAATCGTCTGCGAAACCACTCGAACGACGGCTAACGAATCCGCAGCCTGCTCTTTTTTGCGAGCACTGTTGAAATGCATCGTCAGGAAAGCAACTTCATCCTCCGGTAATTTGACATCCAGATGGTCATTCAAGAAATCAACCGCTTTCTTAGCTACCTTGTATTCCTCTGGATACATATACCCGATTTCATACGCAAAAGGGTTGGTAATGAAGATCCCGCGTTTTTGGCGCTCAACAGCAAAGTTAATATGATCAACTAAAGAAGCATGTATCGTTTCGGAAAAGTCGCCTTCGAGCATACTTTGCGCATACGCGATGACTTCCTCTGTGATTCCAATAATTTTCACATCAACTGCATTTAATATTTGTTCATAGTTTTTGAGCACTTCCGAAGTGTGCAGCAGAAACTCCTGGGTAATTTCAGCTTCATTAATAAGCATACCTGGCGTCTTCTTGAATCCAATCCCCTTGCCGAAGGCAATTGAATTTTTGCCGGAAGTCAAATGGGCCATCACGACATTATGTGATAGAACATGAATAATCGTTCTTTCAATCATAAGACACCTCCGCGTTCTTAGGTTTGTCCTGATTTGTCTTTATGTAAGTTCAGCATAGGTTTAATGCTTTCACGAATTTGTTCCGATTCTGTACCGAACACCACATGTATATTTCCCTTGCCAAGCCTGATAACCCCGATGGCTCCAAGTTCTTTGAGTTCATGATCAATTACCAAATGATCTTCATTCACTAACAGCCGTAATCTGGTTATGCAAGCATCAATGGAAACAATATTCGCAGCTCCGCCAATATGCCTTAAAATACGGGAGGGACGGTCTTCTACGCGCGCAACCTTAGTAGAATCTGGTTCGGCTTCGACATCCGACGATTCATCACGGCTCGACACTTTTAACGGAAAGAAGTGCAAGTAAAAACGAAAAGTTGCATAATATAAGATAAAATACCCGGCTCCAACGATAATAACCCAATATGGTTTCGTAGATACATGCCAACTCAGAATAAAGTCAATAAATCCAGCCGAAAAGCCAAATCCCATTTTGACTTGAAGCATATTCATGATCAGCATGGAGCAGCCTGTCAAAACAGCATGTATCACATAGAGACCAGGTGCCACGAACATAAAGGCAAATTCGATCGGTTCCGTTATGCCCGTCAAAAAGCTGGTTAACCCTGCACTAAGCATGACGGACACGATCAGCGTTCGATTGGCAGAAGATGAGCTTCTGATAATGGCTAATGCTGCTGCAGGAAGACCGAACATGATGACGGGGTAAAAGCCGGTCATGAACATTCCCGCTTCAGGGTCTCCTGCGAAAAATCGTGAGATATCGCCATGGACAATTTTGCCCGTATCTGTGGTATAATCCCCGATTTGAAACCATGCCATATTATTAATAATGTGATGCAACCCGGTAGGAATTAAGAGCCTATTCATAATGCCATAAATGAGAACACCGACATTCCCATTATCTACAATCCACAAGCCTATAACACTGATAAATTTCTGCACGGGAGGCCAGATGTTTCCCATCAAGACACCAAGGAATACCATCACAAGCGACGTAAGTAAAGGCACAAATCGCTTGCCCCCAAAAAACCCAAGTGCTTTAGGCAATTTAATGTGTTGGAATCTGTTAAAAAACAACGCCGACAAACCGCCGACAAGCATGCCGCCCAATACGCCCATGTCCATCCGTTCGGCAGAATCGGTCCCCGTTTGAAAAAGCTGCAGGACATTGTTGAACACCAAATAACCAACTGTGGCTGCGAGTGCAGCAATGCCATCACCGGAAGTTAATCCAATGGCAATGCCAATCGCAAAAATTAATGGCAAATTATCAAAGATTGCGCTTCCCCCAGACTCAAAAATATGAGCCATCTGCATCAGAAAGGGATCATCAAAAGTCATTTTGCCAATACGTAAGAGAATGGATGCCGCCGGCAGCACCGCAATCGGGATCATCAAAGAACGTCCTATTTTTTGCAATATATACATCATTCTCATATGAGTTCACCTTTAAGCCCACAAGTTTGGCCGTTTCTTGTTTGCTCTTGCTTATATCCCAATTATAGTAGAAAGAACACCCTCCTGGAAGGATAAAATCCTCTAGGATAAGGTGTTTTTTCTATGCAAGCCAATATACCGTTATTTCACCGCTCCGGCCGTAATCCCACTTGCAATTTGACGCTGGAAAATCATATACACAATCAGTGTAGGTACCGTTGTTATCAGAAGTCCTGCGAACAATGGGCCCCACTCTGTGCGATATTGCATCTCAGCTTGCATAACAGCAAGACCGATTGGCAGCGTATATTTCGTCGGGTCACTGTTGATAACAACCCCTAGGAAATACTCGTTCCAGTTGTTCAGCATGTTCGTGATCATAACGGTAACCAGTCCAGGCTGTGATAATGGCAGCATAACACGGAAAAATGTCCCGTAATGCGAAGTTCCATCAATGATGGCTGCTTCTTCAATTTCTTTCGGTAATGATTTATAGAACCCTACGAGCAAGAAAATACCGAATGGAAGATTCAACGCTGCATAAACGAGAATTAACCCGATTAACGAATCCGTCAAATGCAAATCACTTAGCAAGAAGAACAGTGGAATCAGCGCAAGCGCGAAAGGGATCATCATCGAAGCAATATAAATGGTAAAAATGAGTTTGTTTCCTTTGAAATCATATCTTGCTAAAATATAAGCCGTCATAGCAGCCAATATCATGCCTAACAGCGTACTGCCCACAGTTACGATAATGGAATTCGCGAAATAAGTATTAAAGTTATATTTACTCCAAACATAGGAGAAGTTTTCCCAAAGCAGCGGGAATTTCGGTAAAGCCCATGGGGCATTTAAGAAAAATTGTTGATTATTTTTGAGTGCGTCCAGTAATGTCCAAATTAATGGATACAATACGGCTACACTCCAGATCAGAAGAATGATCCAAACAAGCATTTTGGCTAACGGATTTTTGATGACCATACGATGGCTCCCCCTCCTTCAGAATCAGGTTCTAAGATGACCTTAATGCATTTCGATCGTTTCTTGGCGCATAACGCGCTGCAAGATAAGAGTTGTGATCAAGGAGATGATGAGAATCAACACTCCGATGGCTGCTCCATAACCGAAATGATATTGTTGAAATGCCATCCGATACAGGTAAGATCCCATAACTTGGGTCGTATTATCCGGCTGTCCGCCACCCGTCATCAATTGCACGATGACAAAAGATCCGTTAAGTGTTGTAATCACGATGTTAACAATAGAAACTTTAATTTGCTCCCAGATAAGCGGCATGGTGATGTTGCGGAATTGCGACCATTGACCGGCTCCATCTATATTAGCTGCCTCATAGTAGGAAGCAGGAATATTCACGATTGCAGCAATCATCAGGATCATATAGAAGCCGATACCAGCCCAAATCGTTGGAGGTAATAGCATCCAGATCGTGTGCTGTGGAAAACCTAGCCAAGTGATATCGACCTTATGATCTGTAAAGAGTGACAAGAACGCATTCAAGAATCCAATTTGCGGATTGTAGATAAAGTTCCAAAGTACACCGATAACAACGACCGAAATGACATTTGGGATAAAGAAGATTGCCCGGAAGAAGCCGGATCCCTTTATACTAAAACGAGTTAATGCTACAGCGAAGAACGTCGCCAAAATCATGATGCCAATGACTTTGCCTACCACGAGGAAATAGTCATTTCCAATGGCTCTAAGTACAATCGGATCTTTAAATAATTCAACAAAGTTATCGAAACCAATAAATGTGCTGTTCTCTGACATTCCTGACCAATCATAGAATGACTTCTGCAAAGCCTGTATAACAGGGTAGATCGTAAATACACAGAAGAACAAAAAAGTCGGAATGATGAATGAAGCGATGAACAAATTCCGTTTCCACATTTTTGACTTGGCCTTCATTCTATCCTCACCGTCCTATCATTAAAATGGCGGAGAACTCCTAAGGCCTGCACCTTACTTGTTCTCCGCACTGCTTCATTCAGTTATTATTTCTTTTGTTTCGCTACAACATCCGTAACACGTTTAACCCACTCATCAGGTTTAATGGTTCCAATAGTCAACGCAACTGTTGCATCCTGCATCGCTTTATCCACGTCAGCCGCGAACGAGACGGTTGGAACAACAATTGTATCAGGAGAAGACAAGAATTTGGCTGCATCTTTAACGAAGTTAGGCGCTTTGGAAGAACTGATGTCACCTTTAATGTTAGAAGGCGCACCACTAAGCTCTGCCCACTGGGATGCTTGTTTTTTGGAGAATACGAACTGCATGAATGCTTTGGCAGCATCTTTGTTTTTTGCTTTTTTAGCAATTGCGAACGTTGAAGTTGAAGTGTTAGCTACCACTTTTCCACCTTTATCTTGCGTGATGGATGGAATGAATCCGAAATCGAAAGTAGCTGGAACGTCTTTGGCCATTTCGTTTGGCAGCCACAGTCCGTTCGGAATGAAAGCATCTTTGTGCTGCAGGAACAAGGATTGGGAATCCGTGTGATTGATTTGCACGGAAGCTTTGTCGATGTAGCCTTTGTCTCGAAGTTGAACGATTTTGTCCAAACCTTTTAGAATAGCTGGGCTTTTCCAAGCATCAAGGTTGTTTGCAGCCATATCTTGCAGCAATTTGTAGTCATTGTTGTTAGCTGACACGATAGCTGGGTACAAGACGGAACCATTGATGTAGTAAGGATATTTACCTGTGTGAATGAATGGATTGATGCCTGCGCCTTTGATCGTTTCACTAACTTTCAAGAAATCTTCGAAATCTTTTGGCTCAGCCCAACCTTTTTCTTTGAAGAGCGCTTTGTCATAGAAAATACCCCATGAGCTCATAACGAAAGGAATGTTGTAGATTTTGCCATCGTATTGCGGTGGTTGTTGGGCAAGCAAATCAAGAATTTTCTCGCCGTCCACGTTTTTCGCGTCTTTCAACCAATCTGTCAAGTCTTCCAGTTGTCCGTCCGTCACCATTTGGCGATCAAACAATTCAGGTCCATCGATATATACGAAATCAGGTGGGTTACCAGCGATCCAACGGGGTTTCATTTGTTCGTTGATTTTTGGTCCCGCACTTTCTTTAATTTTCAACTCTGGGTTTGCTGTTTGGAAATCAGCAATAACTTTTTTCCACCATTTATCGCCGTAGCCGCCGACAAAGTACTGGATTTCAAAATCACCGGTTAATTTTTTTGCGCCAGCCGGTGTTGCCGCTGCTGTAGCAGCCGCTGTTGGAGCTGTTGAAGCAGCCGGTTTCGTTGTTTCTGTTGGTGTTGCCTTACCGCAGCCTGCAGCTACAAGTACCATGGATGCAGCTAAGCCCATTGTCGACCATTTCTTCATATTCATGTGTTCATCTTCTCCCTTTTTTAATCTGATTGTTTGTTTGAAATTTATGAAGTAGCTTATTCCTGGGTTAACATTCCTCAGTAGTTTGTGCTACCAACCCCTTTCGCAATTCAATAAATGGAAAAATAAAAAGGGCATAGTTATAGAAGAAAAACTTGCTTTCTTCAATAACTAATGCCCTTACGGTAACATGTTATTAAAACTGACATATTCAGTTGTTTTATTCGCTTCGTGTGATTAAATCTTACAATAAAATGACATCATCGTCAATACATCTTTTTTATTTTCTTTTTCATATTCATATTCTATGATCCAGCTCACTTATGCTATGATAGATCATATCGTTAATTCCGAAGAAAAGGGTGATTCTTATGTCCAAACGCAAACCATTAACCGTGAACCGCAAGGCCAAAGATGAAGTAAACAAGAAAGCCATCATTTGGACAGGATCCATATTTGTTGTTGTGATAATCGCCATGACCTTACTGCTCATTTTGAACAAATGATGCCGTTAGAAATGATTGATTTCTTCACAATTTGAATTGTAATCGCTTTCGATTTTATTGTCAAGCGTTTCTTCTAA
Above is a genomic segment from Paenibacillus sp. HWE-109 containing:
- a CDS encoding carbohydrate ABC transporter permease; translation: MKAKSKMWKRNLFIASFIIPTFLFFCVFTIYPVIQALQKSFYDWSGMSENSTFIGFDNFVELFKDPIVLRAIGNDYFLVVGKVIGIMILATFFAVALTRFSIKGSGFFRAIFFIPNVISVVVIGVLWNFIYNPQIGFLNAFLSLFTDHKVDITWLGFPQHTIWMLLPPTIWAGIGFYMILMIAAIVNIPASYYEAANIDGAGQWSQFRNITMPLIWEQIKVSIVNIVITTLNGSFVIVQLMTGGGQPDNTTQVMGSYLYRMAFQQYHFGYGAAIGVLILIISLITTLILQRVMRQETIEMH
- a CDS encoding PRD domain-containing protein, whose amino-acid sequence is MIERTIIHVLSHNVVMAHLTSGKNSIAFGKGIGFKKTPGMLINEAEITQEFLLHTSEVLKNYEQILNAVDVKIIGITEEVIAYAQSMLEGDFSETIHASLVDHINFAVERQKRGIFITNPFAYEIGYMYPEEYKVAKKAVDFLNDHLDVKLPEDEVAFLTMHFNSARKKEQAADSLAVVRVVSQTIESAKELGFNFDDSFSTLRFISHLKGVIERVKQKKTLQNSLLDKIKEEYGDTYVKAKVLSLMLSDTLQLEVPDDETGYLTMHLERMLQRTEV
- a CDS encoding carbohydrate ABC transporter permease — encoded protein: MVIKNPLAKMLVWIILLIWSVAVLYPLIWTLLDALKNNQQFFLNAPWALPKFPLLWENFSYVWSKYNFNTYFANSIIVTVGSTLLGMILAAMTAYILARYDFKGNKLIFTIYIASMMIPFALALIPLFFLLSDLHLTDSLIGLILVYAALNLPFGIFLLVGFYKSLPKEIEEAAIIDGTSHYGTFFRVMLPLSQPGLVTVMITNMLNNWNEYFLGVVINSDPTKYTLPIGLAVMQAEMQYRTEWGPLFAGLLITTVPTLIVYMIFQRQIASGITAGAVK
- a CDS encoding PTS transporter subunit EIIC; amino-acid sequence: MMYILQKIGRSLMIPIAVLPAASILLRIGKMTFDDPFLMQMAHIFESGGSAIFDNLPLIFAIGIAIGLTSGDGIAALAATVGYLVFNNVLQLFQTGTDSAERMDMGVLGGMLVGGLSALFFNRFQHIKLPKALGFFGGKRFVPLLTSLVMVFLGVLMGNIWPPVQKFISVIGLWIVDNGNVGVLIYGIMNRLLIPTGLHHIINNMAWFQIGDYTTDTGKIVHGDISRFFAGDPEAGMFMTGFYPVIMFGLPAAALAIIRSSSSANRTLIVSVMLSAGLTSFLTGITEPIEFAFMFVAPGLYVIHAVLTGCSMLIMNMLQVKMGFGFSAGFIDFILSWHVSTKPYWVIIVGAGYFILYYATFRFYLHFFPLKVSSRDESSDVEAEPDSTKVARVEDRPSRILRHIGGAANIVSIDACITRLRLLVNEDHLVIDHELKELGAIGVIRLGKGNIHVVFGTESEQIRESIKPMLNLHKDKSGQT
- a CDS encoding ABC transporter substrate-binding protein, encoding MNMKKWSTMGLAASMVLVAAGCGKATPTETTKPAASTAPTAAATAAATPAGAKKLTGDFEIQYFVGGYGDKWWKKVIADFQTANPELKIKESAGPKINEQMKPRWIAGNPPDFVYIDGPELFDRQMVTDGQLEDLTDWLKDAKNVDGEKILDLLAQQPPQYDGKIYNIPFVMSSWGIFYDKALFKEKGWAEPKDFEDFLKVSETIKGAGINPFIHTGKYPYYINGSVLYPAIVSANNNDYKLLQDMAANNLDAWKSPAILKGLDKIVQLRDKGYIDKASVQINHTDSQSLFLQHKDAFIPNGLWLPNEMAKDVPATFDFGFIPSITQDKGGKVVANTSTSTFAIAKKAKNKDAAKAFMQFVFSKKQASQWAELSGAPSNIKGDISSSKAPNFVKDAAKFLSSPDTIVVPTVSFAADVDKAMQDATVALTIGTIKPDEWVKRVTDVVAKQKK